From the genome of Amyelois transitella isolate CPQ chromosome 14, ilAmyTran1.1, whole genome shotgun sequence:
AGGTTACAAGAAtagtatttttacttatttttctcATACACTTGTCGTATGAGGTTAAACAGTTGAAAGGAATGACTGcaaatctgaaaataaatagttttaataaaaatatgacatgAGAAATATACACGCGTCTAGCTCTTATAGGGAAGACAAGTCAGTTTTCAGAAGACTTACCGCACTGAATGTATCCAAATTCATGCTCAAAAACCCTTTGGCTGTGTATTGAAAAGGTTTCTGCGTTCGAACCATGAGTATAATCAAATTTATCTTAGTGTTTCTATCAGCATACGGCCAGTCAGCAAAATAAATGGAACGTGCAAGATTTTCActctataaaaatagtaataagtacaaaaatatgtcaaaaGTTGGGTAAAGAAAGCTGTACGTACAAATACAAAGGCTTAGAGAGATGAGTTTGTtataaagtaggtaggtactcatataaaataaatagatataaaaaaatatataagggagTAAGGGGGAACGGAACTAACAACTTATCCGACCCAATAGTCAACCTCACCTGCTCGCGTCTGGTGGTTCGTATGAATAACTGGGCGGCGGCCCTCATCCGAGTGTCGCGGTGCTCCCTGCTAGACAACAGACGAGGCTCTGGCGACCGAGTTAATGGCGGTATAACCATTCACCCAGTCGGCTAGCCGACTGGAAGAGGGCACAGCGACCTAGACGTAATAAATAACGTCTAAAATGCCTGGTGCAGAAGGCAACGGGAAACCACTGCACTATTTTCCCAAGAAAGTCGTTATGAAgggtaaaataatgaaagtaaCGTGGCCTGACGACCCGCTTGGCAACCGGCGCCGTACTGCGTCCGGGGCAGACGGTGAGAAATTGGCTACCGGCCGTGCTGATGTGGTGAACCAGGCATCACATGGAAAATATGCGACTGGTAAACCCATAAAAATGGCGCATATCCAAAAGATTGGTACGTGGAATGTGCAAGGTTTGCTCCAACCCGGGAAACTAAAAATTGTAGAGGAAGAAATTAAAAGGTGTTCTCTTAACATCTGCGGCCTTAGCGAAACCCATTGGAAGGGTAACGGTCACTTTCTCACAGAGAGTCATGCAGTCTACTTCTCAGGAAATGAAACCAGCAGTAGAAATGGTGTAGCGTGTCTCATTCCAAAAAACCTAAGGAATACTGTGATAGGATACGAGGCTGTCAGCGATCGAGTTTTAAGTATTAAGCTCAGATCAACGCCAGTGAACCTAAATATCATCCAAACTTATGCCCCAACCAGTACCTCTAGCGACGCGGATATAGAAAGCTTAGGATAAAGAAACAGAGAGTTGCTGTTGATTCTTGGCGATTTTAACGCAAAAATTGGTGCGAATGCCCATCAGCTTAGTGATTGTGTCGGGAAATTTGGACTTGGACAGCGCAACGAGAGAGGAGAGCGCTTGATACAGTTTGCGGCGGAAAATAACATGGTAATATCGAACAGCTTCTTTCAGAACCATCGCCGAAGGCTATACACCTGGACCTCGCCTGATGGTAATTACCGAAACCAAATTGACTACATCATGGTGAAAGCGCGATGGAAAACGATGGTACGATCAACACATACCCTTCCCGGGGCCGACTGCGGTTCTGATCACCAACTGCTTATTGCTAAAATTCGGCTGAAACTAAGAGCGACCAGGAAATTGGAACGCAAAAGAAGACTGGAAACAACGGACCCTTCGAGGGTTTTGGCTGCATTGGAGCAAAACTGGATGCAATGGGCAAATGTAGACGCTGGCATAGAAACCCCGGATCAGCTATGGGAACGATCACGTGAGCTGATAGAAACATCTGTTTAAACATCCGAAACTGATGCTCAGACAACTCGCAAACGCCAACATTGGATGAGCGGTAATACATTGGCACTTGTGGAGGAGAGACGAAAACTAAAATCCTTGGGAGTGGACGTAAGGACACTAAACGTAAAATCGGCCCAAATTCAAGCAGCCTGCCGCCGAGATATGAATCGTCACCTCAAAAGTGTTTGCGAGGAAGTGGAAGCTCATGCAGACAAGCATGAAGCTAGAGATCTGTATCAGAAAATTTAAGCGATCACGAAATCATTTACCTCTAAAACCTGGGCAATCGAGAATTCTCGTGGAGGGGTTGATACGGAAATTGATGCGATAACCGAAACTTGGAAGGAGTACTGTCAATCCTTATATCTAGATCCGCAGTCGCACTGTTTTGTGAATACAGAACCTATGGAAACTGAACTAGAACCAAGTATTCTAAAAGACGAAGTCAGGTCTGCAATCAAACACCTCAAGAATAGAAAGGCGACGGGAAGAGACCTTCTACCAATCGAAATAATTAAAGCTACTGGTGAATATGGCGTTCAGATCTTCCATGTACTGTGCAACAAAGTATGGCAAACGGGAATGTGGCCTAAGGAATGGTGTCACACTGTTTTTATTCCGCTTCACAAGAAGGGGTCTACAAAGAGATGTAGTAATTACCGACTCATTGCACTCATTTCGCATGCAAGTAAAATCCTGTTGCATATATTGAATGAGCGTCTCAAGGCGTACCTATCTAATGAAATTGCCCCCGAACAGGCTGGTTTTGTCAAAGGTAAGGGCACTCGGGAACAGATCTTGATAGTACGCCAAATCGTAGAAAAGGCCCGAGAATTCAATAAACCGGTTTACGTATGTTTTGTTGACTTTTCAAAGGCGTTTGATTCTGTGAAATGGCCGAAACTTTGGGAGACTCTTTTAAAGATGGGCACCTCAAAGCATCTTGTACATCTCTTGAGGCGCCTTTATGAAGATGGGACAGCCTCCGTTAGAACCGATGAAGTGATGTCTAGCAGCTTCCATCCTGCTGCGGGAGTGCGACAAGGGTGTATTATCTCTCCGCTTCTGTTCAACATCTACACGGAATTAATAATGAGAATCACCCTGGAAGACTGGAAGGACGGTGTTTCGATTGGAGGCCGGCAAATATCGAATTTGCGGTATGCGGACGACACCACCTTGTTTGCTACTAGTGCCGGACATATCGAAACATTCCTGCATAAAATGGAGTCGGTTAGTAAGGAGTTTGGGCTAAAGATCAACCGGTCGAAGACTAAGGTGATGATTGTGGACGGTGTCAATAACAACCAGCCAGAAGTCACTAGTATTGCGGGTTGTGAGGTtgttcattcatacatatatctgGGAGCGTTGATCACCAACAATGGAGGATGCGACGAGGAGATAAAGAGACGCATGGCCATGTCAAGATCTGCCACGGATAGGATGAGGAAGATCTGGAAGAGCCGGAAAATCACAAAAGCGACCAAAGTACGGCTTGTACGTGCATTGATCTTCCCAATTTTCCTTTACGCAGCGGAAACGTGGACCCTACGAGACACTGAGAGAAAACGCATAGATGCCCTGGAGATGTGGTGCTGGAGAAGAATGCTTGGAGTAGTATGGACAGACTTTCGCACCAACCAGTCCATTCTCCAGGAACTCAGAATCAAGCATCGCTTATCTTCCTTAGTGCAGGCTCGAATTCTCACTTTCTTCGGGCACGTGTCGCGTCGTAACGAGGCATCCATTGAACGACTGGTGGTGCAGGGGCGAGTTGAGGGTACTCGACCACGAGGCAGGTCCCCCATGAGGTGGACAGATCAAATAAAATCAGCACTAGGTGACCCTCTCTGTGAATGCTCCAGAAAGGCAGCGATGCGCGACGAGTGGCGAAGGATTGTAAAGCGAGCCACTAACCCTTCTGTacgaccacgaccactctgacaAGAGTGTAACGCATAAGAAGAAGATAAgggacatattacacagaacgagttagccttgaagtaagttcgagacttgtgttacgagatactaattcagcgatactatattttataataaatacttatatagataaacatccaagacccaggccaatcaaaaaaagtatttttctcattatgccctggccgggattcgaacccaggacctccgctgtcacagacaagcgtactactgctgcgccacagaggccgtcaaatataatatatgacTTTCGATCAGacttttttgaaaaagttttttgtaaatccgtaaggtcaacTTTGCAACTTAGGGGGCTGACTAAATTAttgactaaaaataaaattatgttgagAAGATGGAAGGAATATATGTGAACtttcaaaaaagaaattcctttctgaagaaaataagaatgaaaatGAAGGCAAAATTAAAACGGATGAGATTGTAACAGCACTTAGAAATGTGAATTCGAataaggctgccgggtatgaaAAGGTGTGTCGATAGTGATGCTGAAAAAGGTTACACTGCCTTTTTCATTTATGTTGAAGAAGCGACCGAGTGCTAAAAGACTACTTACATGATCTCTTATAACTTGACCGATCATGCATTGATAGAAACAGTCGATGACAAGTGAGCAACACATGAAGAAATATCTAACAGATCTGTACATGTTATCTTCCacctgttaaaaatataagaaaaaaatagttaatattttctttttccaatgttatataaagtgccgtgtgtttAAAAAGGAtaactccatctttttccaatggatgtcgtataagacgactaagggataagctaataaacttgggattcttcttttaggcgatggactagcaacctgttactatttgaatctcaattctatcatttagcctaacataaagctgaatgtggcctatcagtctctgctggctccgtctacgtcgcaagggatatagacgtgattatatgaatgaatgaatgatgttTCATTACGAAATAAAGCCGGTTACGATACGAATACGTTGCTATAATCAAAGTgactaatttaattaatatttttaatgaagtactgtttcaagtattttatttaaaagcacACCTCTAAGATGTATTACTTACTGTTGCAGTGAATAACGTCAGACCTATGAAAATAGAcccaaaaaaataagtaagaagCATACTGTCACCCAGAACAGTACTAAAACGGCATGACATCCTGAAAAAATTGGTTTaagttacatttatattaaaatagttagtactaataaattacttttttaaagagATATCACATAAAATTGACCCCCTGTAAAAACGTAAAGATGTTGTAACttattctataaaaatgtttttaagggCTTTTGTACTTATATGTGCATTATAATTAGTTATTGTGTGGAGTCACGCATGTCaccctttttattatatctcctatctcgggtctgctggaagaggatttcttttgaaataagcagaacctatgtagtacttttgtttcttgtgtttatcatactcgctgttttctgtgtacataaattagcaaataaataaatataattacccAGCAAGCAATTGATgtcgttttataatttttctaagcaatttatttattcctgcaTGAGTTTTTATAACATCATTTCTTCTAACAATATTAGTGACATTTTCGCTTGAAACAAGATTCTCTATGTTGTACCCCATAACTTTTAGCTCCAAACATACAAAAGACGTATAAGCGACATGAATAGAGTTAGTGACACCAGCAATGACAATAATAAGAATGGTCATGCAAGTTTCCCACAGATAAATCAAGTAATAccacttaattttatcaaaagggTACCACCCGTCGAAAGGTAATAAGTACTGTAGCTCTTTCTTCGCAATATGTACTTCGTAAAACATGACTAATCTAGGAAAAGAGTTAACAACAACAATCAAAGGTAtgcaataataaaacagaaatcTTGTTACACATTTCGTGATTCGCGTGtattgtgaaattattttcagagAACTCTCTGTTACTCCTGTCCAAAATTCGTTTTCATAGTgttcaaatatttctttatactGTGTTCTgcttaaatgtattttgaagAATTTGACAAAAGTCACCAAAACTACGCCCAGATTCGGAGCTATGTTTATCAATTCAAACCTATTGCTTGTAGTTAACGCCGTTACGTATAGTGTTGTACACAATTGTAATGCTGTCACAAAAGTAAGGAAGCAAATAATTCGAAAACATATCAAAGAAATCCTGGAACGATCTATAAATGGATAAATGAATATCTTCTGGCCAATACGACTTATGTAATCTAACTCTAGAAGAAAATCGCGTTTAACTTTGTCGTATGTTTTGTCCGACATGCTTGATGCGACTAATCGCATTGTAAATCAAAGGGATAAGTTTAACTGATCGATAAGTAAAGGGAATTTTATAAGATACgactgttttttattttttatttatttctttatacttTATGCACGCAAAATGTACAGGTGGTCTttatgccacaaggcattctctgccagtcgaactttttttcaaatattatatttagaaaCGTTTAAATTAGTCATTGACTAGTGGGTTTACAGACAAGCAGAGGAAAAGGCTTGATATAGTTTCTGAGTTGCCCCCAAAAGTTACTATTGGTAAACATTTAACACAAAAGTCTAACTTTTCCTTAAAGGGTCAAGTTTAGggattgtatttattaaatttggagaagtgacataaaataacaaaattaattgaaaagtgTAAAATTGAAAAGACAGTAAGTAAACTAGGCAATCATTGTAAACATATTGCTTTGATTTCAAAGCCTATACTTATTAAGtgattacattacattatgaACTTTGTAATTGTACGTTTTTCTTTAGTTAAACATACAAGGACAACTTTGACTTGTAATTAAATACCGAATGAAGCTGTTTTTTACAAGTAAAGTCAATCGCATATCAAGTCACCCTGCATGGAGCACTGTGACGATGTTATAAAGGGGAATTCGCAGCGAATTTGGGTAGCTTGATATACTTTTGACTGTACCTTTTATAGTGGAAGTTCCCTTAAACTTAGTTAACTATTAATATTTGTCTCTACTGTgtctgaaatattatttaactaataaaataataatgataaataaatatttttcacgcctttatctcttacggggtagttAGAGTCAATTGTTACAAACCTTAACGCCAACTTTCAACTGGAAGGCTTAATTCAGAGATACTCGTAAGGACTTGTTACTAGCCCAttcatttaaagaaaaattaataattcgtTATCTTTTGCCGTTCTGAAACCAAAAAGGTATTTCAAAATGAATCTTTTACACGCGCATCTAACCATTCTAAGTACATTTCGAATCTGACAACGCAATTTCATTCCCAATTTCCGCACAAACTGGCTACTTGTCGTTTATTTCAAGATAATAAAGCGCATTTTCCTTTAGCATGGTTTCGAAATAGGTCAAGATTATTCAGAAGTAGCAAATGCTAATAATTTCTCGGTATCGCGAGTTTAAATCACAAGGGCACTCGACAATGCTATTTAGGCCCTTTGATGCATAGTTAACAAGTATGGGAATTAATCCTACGTATGGTATCCACTTCATGCAAATTTTGGAAGATGGCTTTTCGGCTTAACGTACCCTTGCGTGTTCCGGttcaaatattgaattaattttgctGATTGTGTATTAAGGTTTATTTGATGGGTTCTAGTATACTTAATTGTACTAACAAAAGGGCAATTGTTGAAGGAACAAGATCTCTGGTTACAATATATActcatataaaatcacgcctcttagcCTGAGGAGCAGACAgactatgtacatacatacatataatcacgtatattccttgcggggtatatagagccaacagtcttgaaaatacttataggccacgttcagctgtttggctgaatgatagagttaagatccaaatagtgacaggttgctaggccatcgtctaaaagaagaatctcaagttcataagcctatcctttagtcgcattttacgacatccatgggaaagagatggaataatcctatacttttttatattggtaccgggaactaCTACGtctttcaaataaaactactaaaactttttaaataattgaataaaaggGACCCTGGATTGAttgagtcaagtttttacacgaagcgactcccatctgacctctgcaaccttcgCTGGGAACCtaatccgtattggatcgatcatggttacacatttagttgcctgaatgtgcaggtttcctcaaactgttttctctcaccgtaagagcatcggttagtattaaaactattgtacataacttcgaaaagagtcattggtacatggccgaggtgggattgaACCTGTGCCCTTTGTGCACATTACGTATTtaaaccgggcaccttaccgatttaACCATCGATGCTCTTACCAAAGATGCCATTTGTTTATTTGGAGAAGTACTATTTGCTCCCCAAATTTGTTACAACAACGgaattattgaatttaaagttcGTATTAAGACAACAAAACTAGTCTATCTTAAATCGGCAATCATTACATTGATATGCGCGGAAAACGAAATCTACTTGTAAATGTTCCCTATTCGAAACCCTATCCCGAGATATGTAAAATATGACGTCATTACAGGGAACCCGTCGATCCAATGTTCATTCAAATTGCAAATACAGAAACGCATCTATCTTTAAATTGTATTCATTTGTGGAATACCTTTTCAAtctttataaatgtgaatCCGCATTTGCGATTGTCCTTACAAGAAACCAGTTTATATAGATCTGTATAATAGCAATAACTTGATGAGAATTCTCTATCTTGGGGAGTAAAGGAGGTCTTTGTATTCTGGTTTGTGATATAGAGTCGCGTGTGCGTTCTTTATGAGTATTATTCAATAGCAATGAGGTATGATTtgcaaagaatatttttatagtgaaAATAATACCGCATAATATCGATGCGAAAactaaaatactcgtatacaaTGAtggaacataaataataaaaatactctgccgtgtggttcccggcaccaataaaaatgaatagaaccattccgtctcatttcccatgaatgtcgtaacagacgactaagggataggcttatacgcttggaattcttattttaggcgatgggctagcaacctgtctctatttgaatctcaattctatcaaaaagccaaacagctgaacgtggtctaccagtctcttcaaaactgttagctttgtctaccccgcaagggatatagacgtgactatatgaatgaatgaaaatactCTTAGATTTTTACATAACAAGAGAGCGCCCGCGGTTTTGTCAGCGTCAAAATCTCGTTATTTTTGTTCccgtaaaaatattagaaaattcTCACTTAGCacttacatgccaaatttcaaatctctaatCCCACTGCCCACTGTTTTGGGCTCTGCGCTGTGTGTCAGTCACTGAATAACAAGAGTTTTATCATCtctataaatttatcaaagtTTCACCCATCAGAAGAAAACATCACAGTATTCACACTACGTTtgttatagaattgagaatgtGCGTCGCCTCTGCCACGACAATAGACTTATTTGATCCGAACTGGGTTCACACGTCAAATTTCACATTCTGAATAGAGGCGGCCCTCGTCGCGGAATCCTTACAAATAGTTTTGTAAGAAGATCGCGCTTAATTTGATGTAAATCTGAATGCATTCCGGGAAGTCAGCGGGTTGAACGGTGATTTAATTGAGCTCTGATGCGATTGTGAGTGGATTATAGGCACAAAGAACTTTTgtcatacatccatacatataataataataataataaaatacgttTATTTTCCTCTTTACAAAGGTGAGccttgagattattttataactaggttttatacattttatttaattgcttGGTATCAACAGAGTTCACCTCTGGCTGGAGGCTAGTTC
Proteins encoded in this window:
- the LOC106130837 gene encoding putative odorant receptor 59c; this translates as MSDKTYDKVKRDFLLELDYISRIGQKIFIYPFIDRSRISLICFRIICFLTFVTALQLCTTLYVTALTTSNRFELINIAPNLGVVLVTFVKFFKIHLSRTQYKEIFEHYENEFWTGVTESSLKIISQYTRITKCVTRFLFYYCIPLIVVVNSFPRLVMFYEVHIAKKELQYLLPFDGWYPFDKIKWYYLIYLWETCMTILIIVIAGVTNSIHVAYTSFVCLELKVMGYNIENLVSSENVTNIVRRNDVIKTHAGINKLLRKIIKRHQLLAGMSCRFSTVLGDSMLLTYFFGSIFIGLTLFTATVEDNMYRSVRYFFMCCSLVIDCFYQCMIGQVIRDHSENLARSIYFADWPYADRNTKINLIILMVRTQKPFQYTAKGFLSMNLDTFSAICSHSFQLFNLIRQVYEKNK